The Neosynechococcus sphagnicola sy1 genome window below encodes:
- a CDS encoding 2Fe-2S iron-sulfur cluster-binding protein, with product MSKTYTVEIQHRGTCHTLTVPEDQTVLEAANQAGLELPSSCCAGVCTTCAASLVAGTVDQSDGMGISPEIRDQGYALLCVSYPRSDLKIETEKEEIVYQLQFGRPS from the coding sequence ATGTCCAAGACTTATACCGTTGAAATCCAACACCGAGGCACCTGCCACACCCTCACGGTGCCTGAGGATCAAACCGTTTTAGAAGCTGCGAACCAAGCTGGCTTAGAGCTACCTAGCTCGTGTTGTGCTGGGGTCTGTACTACCTGTGCGGCTTCGTTGGTAGCAGGAACGGTGGATCAGAGCGATGGAATGGGTATCAGCCCTGAAATCCGAGATCAAGGTTATGCCCTGCTGTGTGTTTCCTATCCCCGTTCCGATTTAAAAATTGAGACCGAAAAAGAAGAAATTGTCTATCAACTGCAATTTGGCCGCCCTTCCTAG
- a CDS encoding BMC domain-containing protein, translating into MGVAVGMVESRGLPPTLAAADAMCKAARVTLVSMEKLSGGYYTAVVRGSVSEVKIAVAAGVEAAKKCTCYVEKTVFCSSHIIARPHENVVGVLPIDYTDSVAEFRV; encoded by the coding sequence ATGGGAGTTGCAGTTGGCATGGTTGAATCACGGGGGCTCCCCCCGACCCTGGCTGCAGCAGATGCAATGTGTAAGGCTGCCCGCGTTACCTTGGTGAGCATGGAAAAACTCAGTGGCGGGTACTATACTGCCGTTGTGCGGGGGAGTGTTTCTGAAGTCAAAATTGCCGTCGCTGCGGGGGTAGAAGCTGCTAAAAAATGCACCTGCTACGTGGAAAAAACCGTCTTTTGTTCCTCCCATATCATTGCTCGTCCCCACGAGAATGTCGTCGGGGTACTGCCGATTGATTACACCGATAGCGTGGCCGAATTTCGGGTTTAG